In Candidatus Poribacteria bacterium, the DNA window TTGAGGACGGAGAACGGAAGACACTCCGAGAAATCGGGGTTGCTTTGCAGGTTACCCGCGAACGCGTCCGTCAACTGGAAATAGATGCGATCAAACGCTTGTGTGCGCTTTATGATGAGATGGGCGAATTTCGGTCAAAATCTCAATATCGAGCCGCATAACACCCCGCATGGAAGGCAATTATGAAGAATTTATTGAAGAAGATCAAAGGAACTGAAACCCCTTTGCTGACAGTCACAGAAGCCGCACAAGAGAAGATTCAGGCGGTGATAGAAACGGAAGAGGTTGAAGTTGAAGGACTTCGCATCAGTATTCAAGGCAAAACAGCCACCGCTTTCCAATATAGTCTTGGCTTAGCGACGGAAGCACAAGCGGATGACATTGTTATCGCGTGTGAGCATTTCAATGTACTCGTTGACGCCGAAAGCGCGCCTGACCTTGAAGGGGCTGTGATTGATTATGTCGATGACCTGAATTCGAGTGGATTCAACATTGAAAATCCAAACACACCCACGTGGGACAATCCAAAAGCACAAGAGGTTCAGAAGCTGATTGACGAACGGATTAATCCAGCTGTAGCGGCACACGGTGGGCAGATAGAGCTCCTGAACGTCGAGGACGATGCTATTTACATTCACATGGGTGGGGGTTGCCAAGGCTGCGGCATGGCAAATGTTACCCTCAAACACGGTATTGAGGCGATGATTCAAGAGGTCTTTCCTGAGATTAAGCACGTGATTGACACGACCGATCACGCTGCTGGAGATAACCCGTATTATTCCGAAGGTAGGTAATAACGGACATGCATGACGGGCGGATGTTACCATCCGCCCGTTCTGTTTTTAACCCGATACAACGCGCGCACCCACATTGTTTGCATACGTAACAAAACAGGAACCCCCCTCCGGAAGTGTTTTGAGGAAGGTTTCGGTGTCCCGCTTTAACCCGTCAATATCGTCACCTACCACGCAGATTGCCGATCCCCAACTGCTAACGCCCGCCCCGAACGCGCCGCACTCGCGTAAGAAATCAAGCGTCAATTGAAGTTCGGTGCCTTGTGCGTCAATTTCCACTTTTTTCCACCCAAACGTTTGAATTTGATTTAAGGCTTTGCCGAAGGCGGACATATCTCCTTCGACCAGGGCAGGGAGTACTTGCATCAACAGGATGTGTGAAAGTTTCTGTGCCACCCATTCCGGTTGTGGACAGAGCGTTTGAAACAACTCGATCTCTTTGTCACCATAAATCCGAGAACAGTTCGGCATGACAATGAGTAACGGCACTTCTGGGAACGAATAACGGAGTAAGACCGGGGGAGGAGAAATGTCGCCAAGGGCAGAAGAAGGCAGGAACGATGCCTTCTGTTCTGGGAAACGATGGCCGCCATCAACAATGAAACCCCCTGTTTGAAATGCCGCAATACCAATACCTGACGTGCCACCGCGTCCGACAACTTTTGCCAATTCTTGCACATCTAACCCAAGGTCGTATAGCAGATTAACTGCCTGTGCAATACCCAGAGAAAGTTGCGTTCCAGACCCGAATCCACAGTGCATCGGGATTTCAGAGTGAAATGTTAATTTAATGCCGGGAAACCGATAGTTGTCTTGCAGCCGCTTCAGGACCGCAGCTGTCCGATCACGATATACAGAAGAGGGGAGATGAATGCCGGTTGCCTGTTCAGCAACAATTTGGAAATTGGGCTTAGCAATTGCGAGACCGAACCCGCCATCAACCCGTCCCAACACACCGTTCAAATCAAGCAGAGAAAAGTGTAAGCGGGACGGAGTGGTAATTTTGACGTGGTGCATAGTTGTGTCGGATTGATGCGGACTTTCCGTAGATTAGCCAATATCCTCGCCATTATCCCCATTGCGTCTGACATCTCGCTCGATTAAACCGTCACGAATGTGGAGGACGCGTTTGGCATGTTCAGCGACTTCAGGTTCGTGTGTGACCATGATGATGGTATTCCCCTCATCATTCAAACGGTTGAAAATCGCCATAATTTCGGTGCCAGAACGGGTATCCAGGTTACCTGTCGGTTCATCAGCAAAGATCATTGAGGGTCTATTGACTAAAGCCCGTGCGATCGCCACACGCTGAATTTGGCCACCAGACAATTCTGTTGACTTGTGATCGACGCGATCGGCTAAACCGACTGCCTCCAAAGATTCAAATGCGCGCCGTTTGCGCTCTTTTCTGCCCAAACCGGAGTAAATCAGCGGTAATTCGACATTGTTGAGAGCACTCGTTCGGGGCAGCAGGTTAAACGACTGAAACACAAAACCGATCTTTTTATTCCGAATGTCAGCCAGCCGATTATCGGAAAGGCGCCCTACCTCTTCACCTTCAAGGAAATAATCACCCGATGTCGGTGTCGCGAGACACCCCAGAATATCCATCATCGTTGATTTCCCCGAACCGGAGGGTCCCATAATCGCAATAAATTCGCCTTGTGTTACAGTGAAGGTTACGCCTCGCAAGGCATGTACCTGCACATCGCCCATTTGATAGACTTTCGTCAAATCTCGTACATCTATTAACACAGCGTTTCCTCCTTAATCTTATGAAGGTAAAGCAATACACAAAAAATACAATTAAGCACGTTGAGGTTGACTTATTTGTCCTCTTCTTCCTCGAGAGGATCTTCTTGTCCTTTTGTCAGTTCTTGCATAGAAGGCACGAAAACGCGGTCGCCTTCCTTCAAACCGCCAGTGATTTGAAAGTGGGTGTTATTGCGTTGTCCGATGGTAATATGCGTTTTGACACCTTTTTGCTCTTTGTTATCCTTGTTGGATTCACCCGTATCTAACATAACAAAATACTGCCGCTCGCTACTGACTTCGGCTTCTATATCGGAGAGCACATTTTGTTCAGAGATAACAATGGAGATCTCAGTTGGACCGTTCTTCAAGCCTTTCTGCGACCCTTCGAGTAAGATTTCAAGATTACCACGCGTTGCCTCTGGCGCAATCTCGCCGATGCGTCCATCAAACTCGTTCCCGATCAAATTCCGGATTTTAAGTGTTTGATTCTCCTGAAATTGTCCAAGATCCGTGGGATTCACCTTCGCCTTAACAGTAAAAACCTTTGGACTCAGCACAGCGGGTATTGGCAGTTGAAGGATATCGGATTCTTCAAACACAATGATGTCAACATCCGCAGACATGCCGGGTAGGAGTTCGGGTGGTGAACCGATAACCTCTACATCTACCTCGAAAGTGATGACAGAGCTCTGATTCTGGGTACCCCGAGGGGTCGCACTCGGTGAAATCTCGCTGACCCGCCCCGGAAAGACCTGTCCAGGATAACTATCAACGCTGATTTCAGCGCGTTGATCTTCCTTTATTTTGCCGATTTCTACCTGATTTATCTGGGTTCTGACGATCATCTGATCGAGGTCAGCAATGCGCATGATGGCATCGCCACGGGAAAAAGCGGAACGCCCCGAAGTAATGATTTCACCCTCTTCGACGGTGAGGCGCGTAACCGTGCCAGCTATAGGTGCTATGACTGTCGTCCATTCGTAGCGCTCTTGTTGAGACTCCAGTTGGCTTTGTGCCTGAAGCAAACTCGCCGCCGCACCGACTTTCGCATGTCTGGTGAGTTCCTTCTCTTCTTCAGTCGTTTCCTCTAATTGACGAAGGCGTGTGCGAGCGTTCTCCAACTCCGCTTCCAATTGCTTTTTCCGTGCCTCTTCCGATTCTTTAAGGGTCAGAACATTCTTTTTATTTAGCTCAAGGGTGGATTCTCGACTCGAAATCGCTTCTTTCCGGACATTGATGTTTTCTTCTTGGGACTTAATGGTTTCTTCCTGGGATTCCACCTCTTTTTGTGCGTTTTCATATTGCGATGTCGCCCCAGCGAGTTGATTTTGTGATTCCTCTAATGTGCGTTTTGAAACTAATTTTTTATTAAACAGTTCTTGATTTCGATTGTACTCGGACTCCGCTGTGTTGAGGGCTACCTTCGCCGAGCCAACACTCGTTTTCGCCCGATCCAGCATTAAGTTTGCCTGTGATAACGCGATCTCAGCCTGTTTTAAACCGATCTGATCGCGGTTGAGGTCAATCTGTGTTGTTGCGACCTGTGTTTCTGCTTCGGTCAGCCGTTGCTGTGTTGTTGCGACAAATGAATCTAAGGTGGCCTGTGCGACGGCAACAGAGTTGTGGGCTTGAGCGAGACTGCTCTCTTGTTGTTTTTCGGTAATTTGAATTTGGAGTTCTGCCTGTTGAAGTTGGGCTTTTCGAGCATCGCGATTCGCCGCGGCTTGTTTCCGTTGCTCCAGAATTTGCTCATCATCAATTCGAAGCAACGGATCCCCTATTTCAACTTTGTCGCCTTCATCGATGAAAATCTCAACGATTTCACCTTCAACGTTCGAGCGGACATCCACTTCAAGGAAGGACCGCAGATTTCCAGACTCACGCACCCGAACGAGAAATTCGCCACGCCGCACGATTTCCTGTTTTTCCTCAGTTTCCTTCTTACTTTGACCAAAACTGAAGTCCATCCGAGTCGCACCGATTGCCCCAACAGCGATGACAACTAAGGCAATGACGCCGATGATAATCCACTTTTTCCGGTTTTTCATGGCTACTGTAAGACTCCCATTGCATCCTGTAAGCGGGTTTGTGTGATTTTGTAATCGTAGAACGTATTCACCTCATCCGTCAACGCCTGCGCGTAGCTGGTTTGGGCATCAAGGAGTTCAAGCAAGATGGCTTTGTCAACATCAAAACGTCCTTGAATCACGTCCAAACTGAGCCGAGCGTTTACAACCTGTGTTTTGGAAATATCCACAGCGGCTTCACTGCGCTTAAGATTGAGATACGTTTGCCGGACATCTAACGCGACGGAACGTTCTAAGTCGCTTGCGTTTTCACGGGTTTGTTCTAATTGCATCGCTAACTCTTTGACGCGGTTTCCCAAAATCCCACCGTCAAAAAACGTGAAATTGAGTGAGACACCTGCGCTCCAACTGCGGAAGTCAGAGAAATTCTCACGCTCACGGAGGTAATCGTCGAGGTTAACGTTGTAGTCAACATCCGCATTCAGACGGGGCCAGCGTTGTAATTTCGCCAGCGTTAACGCCCATTCTTGTGATCTCAATTGCGATTCGGTTTCTTTAAATTCTGGACGATTGTCAAGTGCTATCTGGATAGCTTCCTCGACAGGTATCTCTATTCTTTCAATGGTCCCACGTTGCTGATATAACCGATACGACTCATCTGCCGCAACGGTAATGAGCACACCCGGGTCTAAACCGAGGAGACGTGGTAACCGGGCTTTTGCGACTTGAAGTAAATTTTGGTTATTTAGCAGCGTTAACCTATTATTTCCCTCTCGCACCTCTGCAGTCGCTATATCTGCTGGAATGAGTGAACCTGCCTCTACAAAATCCTTAGTGCGTTGCGTGTTCTCTTGTGCTCTCGCCAAATTTTGCTCACTCACTTCAACCAACGCCTGATACTGGAGGACATCATAGTAGGCTTCTGTGATCTGCAAAATTAGACTCTGTTTGATCCCTTCATTGCGGCTCACAGTGGCGTTCAGTGATTCTTTTGCCTGTGCGAACCCGCCCTCGCGTTGACCATTGTCCCAAATTGTGTATTGTGCACCCAATCCTAAATTGTAGTTTTCAGGTTCAAATCCGAAGTCGATTCGGTCAGAAAAATCGTAAGCACCTGTTGAAAAAATACGTGGAAAATAGTCAGCGCGCGCAGTGTTTACCCGAAGTTCTTGGATAGCAAGATTCAAGCGCGCATTTCGCATACTTGTTGATTTTTCTAAGCCGACTTGGATACATTGTTCGAGTGTCAAAGCCTGGGTTAAGTCGACTTCGGTGGCAGGTCCCTGGGCACTCAGGGAAAAAACGACTGCAAACTGAACAGCGAGAATGAATTTTAAGAGTAAACTTCGGAAACCTGAACGGTGTGTTTCTTTAAACTTTGACAAAACAATGAACATAACTTTCCCGTGAATCATTAACGTCTCCTTGTCCGTTTCAACATTCGTAGGCGTGCTTCCCGGGGGACGCCTGATGTCGGTTTTAACACTTTCTAACAGGAAGTTTTGGCAACCCATGCGTTTCGCCAAAACCGTATTATAAATTGCAGCATCTCTGTGAGCCTCTCCAATTTTGCCCAACCCTTCTGCTGCGAATCCGTGCTCGGAATTTCTAACAGTGGGTTTTCAGACAAGACAGGCTCCAAAATTTTATAACGTTTAAATTTTAACTTTCAAGGCACGCCAAAAAAATGTGTTTATAACATTTTGACGCAGTTTCTTGATAAAAGTTTAGACATTTTAACCCCTAAAGAGGTTCTTTTTTCTTGCAATTATCCAGAATGCCTGTTAAACTATTACCAAATTAGAGGTGCTAAAATACCTACTTTGGATGGAAAACATGTCAAGGCAGAAAATTATTTTTATTCCCATTTCCATTTGTGTCGCATTGGCTATTTTCGTGTCTACACCCGGACTCTCGGCTGTTTCCAACACATACTGGCTAATTGTGGACGCAACACCCGAGGCGCGGGCACATGAAGTCGTCAACACACTGATTGAACTCCTAACGACCCGCGGGAAAGTACCGAGTGAGCAGATTCACCATGTGGAAGGTGACAGTGCTACCGCTGAAGAGATCCATGCTATGCTTCAGGAAATTGGGAGACAAACAACCGTTCAGGATACTCTGTTTTTTCTATATCACGGGCGGGTTACCAAGCCAAGAGGCATGAACGCCATGCATCTGCTGACATCGGGAGATGAACAAGGTATCCAAGATGCCACCCTCAACGACTGGTTCAGGGAGACAGGCACAAAGGACACCGTTGTTATTATTGATGGTTACACAGAGGATAGGAACCTAAACGCCTACTATGCCAACCGTGAGACGCTCGGCACTGCTGCGCTCAACTCGATCCAATCGGCAGAAAGAGCAAACGCAACAGTCCTCCTTCAGCAATTCCACGATACGCTTACTGTAGATACAACCGATACAAACGACAATCGGCAACTCAGTGTTATAGAAAGCTACGAGTTGTTGCGAACCCATCCCGAGTTCATAGACGGAATTCTGGCACCAACGGGTGATGTCGAAATGGCACTCCTCAAACTCAGTCCTGCGCTTAAGGTTCTAACATTTCCCGAAGGCGCAGATATTTCCATCAACGATGTAGAGGTCGGCAGCACCCCCAAACTCATCACAGAAAATCTGCAACAAGGCACCTCCACTGTAACCGTGAAGAAAGCGGGATACGTCATTCCGCCGCCTAAAACCGTTGAACTGCAATTAGAACTTGGAGAATCCGCCCATGTTGCTTGGGCACTTGAGCCTATTGCTATTCACGGAACCGTTATAGGCGTTTCGGATGAATCACCTGCCGATGCTGTTGTTTGGATTGATGAAACCCCGCATCAACAAGTCGTGGAAGCGGATGGGATCTACCGTTTTGATGAATGGAAAAATTCAGATGTATTGCGTCTCGGTGAAACTTACGCACTCTATGTGAAACAGGGTGACCTGAATTACGGTTTGGCAACTTTCACATTTGACGGCTATACCGATATAGCACAACCCCTGCAGCTTGTGAAGCGAACGTGGTTTGAAGTGGCACAAATTGAGTTCGACAGGCATAACCATCAAGGGGCTGTCACTGCGTTTCAGAACGGGATTGAACGCACAAGCGATTTCCCACAAATGTCCCCCGATTTAACAGTCTTACTCCTCAGCTCCTTCGCTGACGCCGTAGAGAAACAAGACGTTCAGGATGTTACCTACCTCGTCGTTACAGCGAAACTTGCCGACCAGCACGGTCAGCCCGAGCTTGCCAAAAAGTATTGGGAAGAGGTGAAAGTAAAAGCAGAAAAGGGGAGCCCCGCCGCTAAACTCGCAAGCCAGCGACTCTGGCAGCTGAATCGTGGACGCTATCTCTTGAATATCGGCTTGATTGTGTTGCTGGTTGTTCTGTTGGCATCAGGGGCATGGACGTTTTTTAGGTTCCGAAAATCCAAGCGCGCCGTCTCGGAATCTTAAAATTACAAGATGTTTTCAGCGAAAAGTTCTTCCAATACGACTGTCGCATACCCACCCGCAGGCAGCGTAAAACTGAGACAGACCCCTTGATCGTCGACAGCAGACACCGCGTGCAATTGCATCAGCATCCGTAGGGGTCTACGCGTCCCCGGTAAACGGATACCGACTACCTTACGGAAGGCTTCAAATCGAACCCCGTCATCTGAAAGGAGCGATGTCTCCAGCGCGAGCACGTCGCCAGTTGGCAGACGCATCTTATATCCGAAAATCGGACCGGAAGGACTAATTTCAAAGGCATCTGCGCGGGGTTGCTCAACGGTGGCCTCCGTGACGAGAAAAGGGGCACCGTTCTCGTGTTTTATAGCAATATCTCCATCAAGCAGGGTGCCGAAACACGGGGTTCGCATTTCTAAGACGCGGTTAAACAGGAACGCCTGATACGCCGACAAAAACAATTTACGCAGCCGATGTGGAATACACAGGACGGCTTTTTCCGGGGACTTCTTCGCTAATTCCCGTTGCAGACGGCGTGCGGTATCATCGACCTGTAGCGCGTCATCCGGGAGCATGTAACGCACCACTGCCTCCCAATCCGCCTTTACGAATGCCTTGCCAATCAGGTGTGAATCGTTTTTATTTCCAAACCGTTGTGCCCCAAAGCGATTCGGCACGCCTTCAGTTGCTAACCGCTGCATCGTCGATTCGATGCGAGGTAGGGCATCGTGCGGAATATCGCGGAGGGTTATCTGAAACCGATTGCCCCGAAGGTGTCCTGCCCGTAATTTATGGGGATGCCGTTCCGCCCAGAGCACTTCAATATCGGGGTGCTCAATTCTCAAAACCCGCGCCGGCAACACCCCTTCCACGGATAGCACTTGCGTCGTGACTGCGTTCTTATCCTTCAAACCCGCGTAACCAAACTGCTGACTGCGGATCTGTAAATCGCGTGCAATTCGGTTGATCGCCGCCAAGGTGCTGAGATTCCGTTTCCGAATCGCGAAAAAGGTATGCGTTCCTGTCTGGGCAGGTTCGTAGAGCGGTAGTTCCTCAACGATAAAATCTTCAGGTTCCTTAATCATCTTTTAATTATTCCTTGCGGATAAGTTTCGTCATCTGTTATTGGAAAGTTTTGATGTTATGAATTTTAATTGTTCCTGTGATTCCTATTATATCCCTTAGTCTCCCTTACATTATAGGCATCGTTAATCCCTTTGTCAAATCATGAAAAACGGAAATATTTCCTTGCCACGCGTGCTTAATTGTGGTATACTTAAGAGTGAAACACCAAAAAGGAGGGAATGATGGCTTACATAATTTGCGAACCGTGTGTCGATGTAATGGACACAGCGTGCGTTGATGTCTGTCCGGTCGATTGTATACACACCACCGAAGGCGAAAATCAACTTTACATTAACCCGGACGAATGTATCGACTGCGCGGCATGCGAACCCGCATGTCCGGTTGACGCGATCTCCATGCAAAGTGATGTCCCCAGCGAATGGGAACCGTTTATTGAGATAAACCGTAAATTTTTCGAGACCTTCGTTAAACCGGAGACGACGGACGAAGGTGCTGGTGACACCGGAAAAACCGCACAAGGGAAGCAACAAGGTATCCCAGAAGAATTTGCGCAAATACCTGAGGTCCCATCCGCAAGACTTCGCGCACCCTACAACGTCTTAACACTCCTCGCACAACCACTGCTCGGCGCCTTTTCAGCGAAGTTCAAAGCACGGCTTGAGGAGATGGCTGGCAATCCTGTTGTCTTTAGTTCCGCGGTATCAACAGGTATCAATAGCCTCATCAACTTGACGCTCTATCCGCTGATCCTCTTCTTCGTTGGACTTAAAGGACAAAGTGCGAACCTTTTTACGAGTGAAGGTAACCTGATGATTTTCTTAGGGATTATCATCGCTATTGTTGAAGGTATCTACCGCTTTAAAGACGAGTTCAATTCCGCAGTGGAACAACCGCGCTACGGGGCGGCTTTCTATGGATGGTTCCCATCCCTCATTGCAACCCCACTCCTCAGTGGTTGGCGTTCAGCCCTCACCGTTCAGCGAGAAGAAGAACGCAAAACAGTCCCCGGATCCGTCCTCACAAATGGTGAGATCTATTCTGACGACCTACGCGAGCGTTACAGACGCTACGGTATGGTAAATCGCGTTACAGAACTGACGGATCACTACGAGGTCGAGATCGAATTTCCGAGATGGGTCCCGAATTCAGTCGCCAAAGAAGAGAATGAACTCCCTGATAGAATGCCGGATTACGCCTATGAAGTCCAACTCAGTTCACCCTATCTTCCCGGTGAACCCCCCGCGCCTGAAAGTATTTTAACGGTTCAGACGCAATTGGAGGATCCGAGGTTTGCCGATGTTGTCGGTCGCACCAGTTCATTCCCGAACGGTTTCACAAACATCATGCCGATCTCAGGGCAGCCGGAAGATTTTCAGGCAACGTATCGGAATAAGGTCTTGACGATTATCGTCTCCAAAAGCGGCACCTGTGAAGCCCTCGGACTTGAACCAACGGCGCATTATGCCAAACTGAAGGGATAGCGAAGTTTCAAGTTATGAGCCATGATTGATAAAGAAACGCTTGTCGAGTGGGATAAGCGTTACCTCTGGCATCCGTTCACACAAATGCAGGACTGGCTGGCGGAAGAGCCTGTCATCATTGAAAGGGGTGAAGGATGCTACCTCATCGATATCGCCGGAAATCGGTATATTGATGGCATCGCTTCCATGTGGACAAACGTCCATGGGCATAATCACCCAGCGCTGAATACGGCACTCAAAGCGCAGCTTGACAAGATCGCACACGCCACCCTGCTGGGATACAGCAACGTCCCCGCGATTCAGCTCGCACAAAAACTCGTAGAACTCACACCCGCGGGATTAAACAAGGTGTTTTACTCCGACAACGGTTCAACCGCGGTCGAAGTCGCCTTGAAGATAGCATATCAGTATTGGCAACACAAAGAAGAACCGCAACGGAAACTGTTTATCCATTTTGATAATGCCTACCACGGAGACACGATAGGTGCGATGAGTGTCGGGGGTATCGATAGTTTCCACACGACCTTTGCATCCCTCCTTTTCAAAGGTATCCGTGTGTCCGCTTCTGAAGTCTATCGACCTTCGGACGCGAATGGAGCTGCGATTAAAACGCGTTGGCTCAATGCCGTGGAACGCGCCCTCTCCGAACATGAAGGGCAAATTGCGGGTATTATTTTAGAACCCCTCATTCAAGGCGCGGGTGGTATGCTGCTCGCGCCGAACGGGTTCTTAAAGGAACTTGCCGCCTTGGCGAAACGGTGGAAAACCCTTCTTATCGTTGACGAAGTGATGACCGGGTTCGGGCGCACGGGTAAAATGTGGGCATGCGAACACGAGGACGTTACACCCGACCTCTTCTGTATGGCAAAAGGACTCGCAAGCGGTTATCTTCCACTCGCTGCAACGTTAACCACCGACGAAATCTATAACGCCTTCCTCGGTGAATACCGAGACCTCAAGACCTTCTTCCACGGACACACTTTCACCGGAAACCCATTGGCATGCGCAGTCGCCTTAGAAAATATCGCTATTTTCGAGCGTGAAAATCTCCTGTCCGGACTCCAACCGACACTTGAACACTTCAAAAATCGGCTTCAAGAATTCTATGAGCTGCCACACGTCGGAGATGTCCGCGTCTGCGGTTTTACCGCCGGTGTAGAATTAATGAAAAACCCCGACACCGACACACCTTATCCCTTTGAAGAGAAGGTAGGTATCCGAGTTTGCAAAGAGGCACTCACCCGTGGCGCGATCCTTCGACCGCTTGTGAATACCATCGTGCTGATGCCCCCACTACAGATCTCAATTTCGGAGTTAGACACTTTATTGAACATCGTTCGGACCGCAATCGATATTGTTACATAACGACCCCAGCCATTGAAAAACATTTGGACAAAAAAATAGGGCGGGTCTAAAACCCGCCCTGAAACGAAAATCGGTTAGAAACTCGTCCGACCGACAGCCGTGTTTTGTGCCCTATCTGTCACTTGAATGATAATCGTGTGTGCCCCTTCGGAGA includes these proteins:
- the bioA gene encoding adenosylmethionine--8-amino-7-oxononanoate transaminase; amino-acid sequence: MIDKETLVEWDKRYLWHPFTQMQDWLAEEPVIIERGEGCYLIDIAGNRYIDGIASMWTNVHGHNHPALNTALKAQLDKIAHATLLGYSNVPAIQLAQKLVELTPAGLNKVFYSDNGSTAVEVALKIAYQYWQHKEEPQRKLFIHFDNAYHGDTIGAMSVGGIDSFHTTFASLLFKGIRVSASEVYRPSDANGAAIKTRWLNAVERALSEHEGQIAGIILEPLIQGAGGMLLAPNGFLKELAALAKRWKTLLIVDEVMTGFGRTGKMWACEHEDVTPDLFCMAKGLASGYLPLAATLTTDEIYNAFLGEYRDLKTFFHGHTFTGNPLACAVALENIAIFERENLLSGLQPTLEHFKNRLQEFYELPHVGDVRVCGFTAGVELMKNPDTDTPYPFEEKVGIRVCKEALTRGAILRPLVNTIVLMPPLQISISELDTLLNIVRTAIDIVT